One window of the Cryptomeria japonica chromosome 7, Sugi_1.0, whole genome shotgun sequence genome contains the following:
- the LOC131048471 gene encoding uncharacterized protein LOC131048471, translating to MIVQGTAGTGKSHLITSIKSALKRSAPNGQSPLLLLAPTGVAAFNIQASTIHSALRIPIKEMHPLQGKTLASFQESMYFIRYIIIDEMSFIGPRLIQRIDIRLREAFPAHNQLPFGGCSIIPSGDLGQLPPVKDIPMYASTSYGGTLWHSFITIITLKKIFCQIGHQPAQIAFRALLSNLRNAEPTIANWQLLLSRANSTLSSAEQSLFLSSTHLFATNEMVSLHNKRMLLSLAKPIALSTAEQLKGITCSNPNEEQLESKILLCIGQEVMLSANLWVETGLVNGALGQVKEIVYNAGERPPELPLFVVVQFKKYIGPVWDQHNPKNIPLIPISHGLRRQILLKMAWALTIHKSQGLTLQRATIDIGNTDHQGLTFTAISRVRDLASLCIHPPFTFQRYSHIQKSPYAAWRKEEEERLIMLSNENTSPA from the exons atgattgttcaaggaacTGCAGGCACAGGAAAGTCACACCTCATAACAAGCATTAAATCAGCACTCAAAAGATCAGCACCAAATGGCCAATCACCATTATTGCTCCTTGCACCAACTGGAGTTGCGGCATTCAATATacaagcatcaacaattcattCAGCACTAAGAATTCCAATCAAAGAAATGCACCCTCTACAAGGAAAAACATTGGCAAGCTTCCAAGAAAGCATGTACTTCATTCGCTACATTataattgatgaaatgagcttcattggtccAAGGTTGATACAACGCATTGATATAAGGTTACGTGAGGCATTCCCTGCCCATAACCAGCTTCCATTTGGAGGATGCTCAATCATTCCCTCTGGTGACTTGGGCCAACTACCACCTGTCAAAGACATTCCTATGTATGCTTCAACTTCATATGGAGGGACACTATGGCATAGCTTCATAACAATTATaacattgaaaaaaatattttgtcaAATTGGACATCAACCTGCACAAATTGCCTTCCGTGCACTTCTCTCCAATTTACGAAATGCAGAACCCACTATTGCAAATTGGCAACTTTTACTTTCTCGAGCAAATTCAACACTTTCCTCTGCAGAGCAATCTTTATTCTTATCATCCACACACTTATTTGCAACAAATGAAATGGTATCATTACATAACAAACgcatgttgttgtctttggcaaagcCTATTGCCCTATCTACTGCAGAACAACTCAAGGGAATCACATGCTCAAATCCTAATGAGGAACAACTTGAATCTAAGATCCTCTTATGTATTGGCCAAGAAGTTATGTTATCTGCCAACTTGTGGGTGGAAACAGGACTTGTCAATGGTGCACTTGGACAAGTCAAAGAAATTGTATATAATGCTGGTGAAAGACCACCTGAACTCcccttatttgttgttgttcaattCAAAAAATACATAGGCCCAGTTTGGGACCAACACAACCCAAAAAATATCCCTCTTATTCCAATAAGTCATGGTCTTCGACGTCAAATACTACTAAAAATGGCATGGGCCTTAACAATTCACAAATCACAAGGGCTGACACTTCAAAGAGCGACAATCGACATCGGCAATACAGATCATCAAGGGTTGACATTCACAGCAATTTCAAGGGTACGTGACCTTGCAAGTCTTTGCATACACCCTCCATTCACATTCCAAAGATATTCACATATACAAAAGAGTCCATATGCTGCTTGGCGAAAAGAAGAAGAGGAACGACTGATAATGTTATCAAATGAAAACACTTCTCCAG CGTGA
- the LOC131048470 gene encoding uncharacterized protein LOC131048470, with the protein MIIVNKANSGQKQYNFYVSRGRVHEALQYKIFYDPYYKDVQLDELALSSLPINPTNISDLLYSTTSNPDPIHLSFMQEDVTEDRSLIENLQMTDSFVANLPPARREVEEVHALLQLGQGRPTPVVKWPPISPSPINEYTTEGLFVMSFPTLFPKGMAAFKQPRLKEVKLHEYGLHLLRYHDNRFGQHPRFRYFILNILMRHRSQATAYVFVHKQLDDSMPITIFDLRQRLKDLPDDKLADQLMRFSSSIRGTKPFWNQRRRELIDMVIQIGCPMLFFTLSAADTKWLDLHNIMPTTTPTNPYATARWRLQNIVQNPHLTAMYMHHRFTAFREEVLEKLLGANDYWYRYEWQHRGSAHIHGFIWLPKAPDIGKLQWNDIQSVQNALAYIDKYVSAWNPQSNALRNQMFHRSIVDDPCLMDTSMIVSSDPFIDYCDLANRVQRHTKCTIQTCLRRKGTSLQCRYKAPWNITKKLSLSNDDNGQPKHTPARNDDRLNLHNPFILSIWRANVDCQPVLSIDAMIKYIAKYAAKAENKSETYHAMLSRISTNFESDKPAPNAFRKMLLDNLVDHDIEADERSNPTTPSSDPEQLLEDIRNEWKVLSASYPGLPLHLDELDMLGQHDIDLKND; encoded by the exons ATGATAATAGTAAACAAAGCAAACAGTGGCCAAAAACAATACAacttctatgttagtagaggacgTGTGCATGAGGCATTACAATATAAGATTTTTTATGACCCATACTACAAAGATGTACAATTAGATGAATTAGCATTGTCATCTTTACCCATTAACCCCACTAATATATCTGACCTACTATATTCGACCACTTCAAATCCTGATCCCATTCACCTAAGTTTCATGCAAGAAGATGTTACAGAGGATCGTTCATTGATAGAGAACTTGCAAATGACTGATTCATTTGTGGCAAATCTTCCACCTGCACGTCGAGAGGTCGAAGAAGTTCACGCTTTACTACAACTAGGGCAAGGACGCCCAACTCCTGTAGTTAAATGGCCACCCATTTCCCCATCTCCTATAAATGAATACACTACTGAAGGATTGTTTGTAATGTCATTCCCCACTTTGTTCCCTAAAGGTATGGCTGCATTCAAACAACCACGTCTTAAAGAAGTTAAGCTACATGAGTATGGTCTCCATCTTTTAAGATACCATGATAATAGATTTGGTCAACACCCAAGGTTTAGGTACTTCATATTGAATATACTAATGCGCCATAGAAGTCAAGCCACCGCATATGTATTTGTCCACAAACAACTTGATGATTCAATGCCTATAACAATTTTTGACCTTCGACAAAGATTAAAGGACTTACCTGATGACAAACTAGCAGATCAACTAATGCGCTTTAGCTCGTCAATTCGTGGAACTAAACCATTCTGGAATCAACGTAGAAGGGAACTTATAGACATGGTCATCCAAATTGGTTGTCCAATGCTATTTTTCACACTCAGTGCTGCTGATACAAAATGGCTAGACTTGCATAATATCATGCCAACCACCACACCTACAAATCCATATGCAACTGCTAGGTGGAGATTACAAAATATAGTTCAAAATCCACACCTTACTGCAATGTACATGCATCACAGATTTACTGCATTTCGTGAAGAAGTGTTGGAAAAACTTCTTGGCGCAAATGACTATTGGTATAG GTATGAATGGCAACATAGAGGCTCTGCACACATCCATGGTTTCATTTGGCTACCAAAAGCACCTGACATTGGAAAATTACAATGGAATGACATTCAGTCAGTACAAAATGCACTTGCATACATTGATAAATATGTCTCCGCGTGGAACCCACAAAGTAATGCATTGAGAAATCAAATGTTCCATCGATCCATTGTTGATGACCCTTGCTTGATGGACACAAGCATGATAGTATCAAGTGATCCTTTCATTGACTATTGTGATTTGGCCAACCGTGTTCAAAGACATACAAAATGTACTATCCAAACATGCCTTCGCAGGAAGGGGACATCTCTTCAATGCCGTTATAAAGCCCCTTGGAACATTACAAAGAAGTTGTCTCTTTCTAATGATGATAATGGCCAACCTAAGCACACCCCTGCTCGCAATGATGACCGcctaaatcttcacaacccattTATACTCTCAATATGGAGGGCCAATGTAGATTGCCAACCTGTTCTCTCAATTGATGCTATGATcaaatatattgcaaaatatgctgCTAAAGCTGAAAACAAATCAGAAACATACCATGCAATGTTATCTCGAATATCAACCAACTTTGAGTCTGATAAACCAGCTCCTAATGCTTTTCGCAAAATGCTTCTTGACAACCTTGTGGATCATGATATAG AAGCCGATGAAAGATCTAATCCTACCACTCCTTCAAGCGACCCAGAACAACTGCTAGAAGACATTCGTAATGAATGGAAAGTATTGTCAGCTTCATACCCAGGACTTCCTCTTCACCTGGATGAACTTGATATGCTTGGCCAACATGATATTGACTTGAAGAATGACTAG